One stretch of Excalfactoria chinensis isolate bCotChi1 chromosome 31, bCotChi1.hap2, whole genome shotgun sequence DNA includes these proteins:
- the ARHGAP30 gene encoding rho GTPase-activating protein 30 — protein sequence MSLALKARQKAKRKGGGAKEKVFGCDLLEHLQQSGKDVPQVLRSCTEFVEQHGVVDGIYRLSGVSSNIQRLRQEFDGERSPDLQKDVYLQDIHCVSSLCKAYFRELPNPLLTYRLYDRFADAVATQMEEARLVKIKEVLKELPPPHYRTLEFLMRHLLRMASHSRTTNMHARNLAIVWAPNLLRSRDIEATGFNGTAAFMEVRVQSIVVEFILTHVEQLFGDAPLCGGDASRCSRLFPADGSGSCNIPAALSQGDGPPPIRPYHTIIELSEHRRKGSLKAKKWKSIFHLGRSDAKRKLGKAEEKEKCGKLSLRPAKSMDSLSSVPYSSDADDPPRLSTTHVMKAAPQRRESFDTCSSLPPTGPFPALEESPEEKLTAMEEPRGPESESESSTKSEPTTPRPGRVAALGARSRAEKCAGLHISGPFSVTVPLHITSNLSRLTRGQQCPALAQHGAGGSPPPTRHPTKEHNPPRANAEEDARLSLELRDSFAFLDCQDAWMEHGDGDTARAATGHGDLGDSEGDTAIEEGMESGFMNPGEPPAEQPASYLSIEECMDEEMFYMAPSGSDTEDPPGDTDSDDMFLSAHDELSPLAADPETPPSSVDMGEGGAELQDGSPAPQPCPAEEAPGDLEDPCGDTAEEGGWILEQEGGGGGDGEGGDGWSRTQLGIQGEDGAAAEVMAAGGEEDGGAKQSGEGDPQPSEGSALPEGPLQEHNEPPLPQGSVPEAPPAPMAAQGDPPTPMVAQGDPPTPMTVQGDPANPMVAQGDPATPMTVPEVPPTPLAIKADTDPPPEAAPPPMGSP from the exons ATGTCGTTGGCACTGAAAGCGCGGCAGAAGGCGAAGCGCAAAGGCGGCGGCGCCAAGGAGAAGGTGTTCGGCTGCGACCTCCTGGAGCACCTGCAGCAGTCGGGGAAGGACG TGCCGCAGGTGCTGCGGAGCTGCACAGAGTTCGTGGAGCAGCACGGGGTGGTGGATGGCATCTACCGGCTGTCGGGGGTCTCCTCCAACATCCAGAGGCTGCG CCAAGAGTTTGATGGGGAGCGCAGCCCGGACCTGCAGAAGGACGTTTACCTGCAGGACATCCACTGCGTCAGCTCGCTCTGCAAGGCCTACTTCCGTGAGCTGCCCAACCCGCTGCTCACCTACCGCCTCTACGACCGCTTCGCC GATGCCGTGGCCACTCAGATGGAGGAGGCTCGCCTGGTGAAGATCAAGGAGGTGCTGAAGgagctgccccccccccacTATAG GACGCTGGAGTTCCTGATGCGGCACCTGCTGCGCATGGCGTCCCACAGCCGCACCACCAACATGCACGCACGCAACCTGGCCATCGTCTGGGCCCCCAACCTGCTGCG ctccagggacATCGAGGCGACGGGCTTCAACGGGACGGCCGCCTTCATGGAGGTGCGGGTGCAGTCCATCGTGGTGGAGTTCATCCTCACCCACGTGGAGCAGCTCTTTGGGGACGCTCCTCTCTGCG GCGGTGACGCCTCACGCTGCTCACGGCTGTTCCCCGCGGACGGGTCGGGGTCCTGCAACATCCCGGCTGCGCTCAGCCAGGGCGACGGGCCGCCCCCCATCCGGCCATACCACACCATCATCGAGCTCAGCGAGCACAG GAGGAAGGGTTCCCTGAAGGCCAAGAAGTGGAAAtccattttccatctgggcCGCTCCGACGCCAAGCGCAAACTGGGGAAGGCAGAGGAGAAAG AGAAGTGTGGGAAGCTGAGCCTGCGCCCAGCCAAGAGTATGGACTCATTGAGCTCAGTGCCATACAGCAGTGATG CAGACGACCCCCCCCGGCTCAGCACCACGCATGTGATGAAGGCAGCTCCTCAGCGCCGCGAGAGCTTCGACACCTGCTCCTCCCTGCCACCAACCGGGCCCTTCCCGGCGCTGGAGGAGAGCCCCGAGGAGAAGCTGACGGCAATGGAGGAGCCGCGGGGACCCGAGTCTGAGAGCGAGAGCAGCACCAAGTCGGAGCCCACCACCCCCCGGCCGGGCCGCGTGGCGGCGTTGGGGGCCCGCAGCCGGGCGGAGAAGTGCGCGGGGCTCCACATCTCGGGGCCCTTCTCCGTCACCGTCCCTTTGCACATCACCTCCAACCTGTCCCGGCTGACGCGGGGTCAGCAGTGCCCGGCCTTGGCTCAGCACGGAGCCGGGGGGTCCCCGCCGCCCACCCGTCACCCCACCAAGGAGCACAACCCCCCCCGAGCCAACGCAG AGGAGGACGCCCGGCTGTCCCTGGAGCTGCGGGACTCCTTCGCCTTCCTGGACTGCCAGGACGCGTGGATGGAGCACGGAGATGGCGACACGGCGCGGGCAGCAACGGGACACGGGGACCTTGGGGACAGCGAGGGGGACACGGCCATAGAGGAAGGCATGGAGAGTGGGTTCATGAAT CCAGGGGAGCCCCCCGCGGAGCAGCCCGCCAGCTACCTGTCCATCGAGGAGTGCATGGACGAGGAGATGTTCTACATGGCGCCCAGCGGCTCCGACACCGAGGACCCCCCCGGGGACACCGACTCGGACGACATGTTCCTCAGCGCCCATGACGAGCTCAGCCCGTTGGCAGCCGACCCCGAGACCCCCCCCAGCAGCGTGGATATGGGGGAAGGTGGGGCCgagctgcaggatgggagcCCAGCACCACAGCCATGTCCTGCGGAGGAGGCTCCGGGTGACTTGGAGGACCCTTGTGGGGACACAGCAGAGGAGGGGGGATGGATCCTGGAACAAgagggggggggtggaggtGACGGGGAAGGGGGCGATGGATGGAGCAGGACCCAGCTGGGGATTCAGGGTGAGGacggagcagcagcagaagtgatggCTGCGGGTGGGGAAGAGGATGGAGGAGCAAAGCAGAGTGGGGAGGGGGACCCCCAGCCCTCAGAGGGGTCAGCACTGCCAGAAGGGCCCCTCCAGGAGCACAATGAGCCCCCCCTCCCTCAGGGGTCTGTCCCTGAGGCTCCCCCAGCCCCAATGGCGGCCCAAGGGGACCCTCCAACCCCAATGGTGGCCCAAGGGGACCCTCCAACCCCAATGACGGTCCAAGGGGACCCTGCAAACCCAATGGTGGCTCAAGGGGATCCTGCAACCCCAATGACGGTCCCTGAGGTCCCTCCAACCCCATTGGCCATCAAAGCAGACACGGATCCCCCACCAGaggccgcccccccccccatgggCAGCCCCTGA